The sequence GTCGCGACAGTGGGTGAAAGCGAAGATCGGGAACTCGATGCCGAGTTCGTCGCAGAGGGGAGTGTGCATGACCTACTCCTTAACGGGGCGGGGATCGAAGTGAAACGTGTTCTAATTAACTACCAGACTCGGCATCACGAGGCCAGTCGGGCCTAGGTGGGCTGGTGATACCTAACACTACCGGCGATCGTGTCCGGGGTCATCGGCTAGTAGTTCAGCGAGTGGAAAATGCGCGCAGTACCGCCACCCCGAAGCCGGCGGCGCGGCGTAAGGACCGCCCACCGGTGCGGACGGGGCCGGTGATGCGCAGGACCGGCCAGTCGTTCTCGGCGGCCAGCGCCGCCAGCCCGGGTCGAGGATTGACCGGGCGGGGCCGGCCGACCAGCGCCATCAAAGCGGCATCCTCGTCGCCGTCGGCGTAGAAGAAGCTCTGTTCGAGGTCAATCCCGTTATCGGCGCAGAACGCCTGCACCGTGGCAGCCTTCTGGGCACCCCACACCACGGGCTTGATGATGTCACCGGTCAGGATGCCCCGCTCGTCGAGTTCGAACCGGTTGCACAGCACCTGCCCGATGCCCAGGAACCGGGCCACCGGTTCGGCGTGGATGGTCAGTGCCGACGAGCTCAGCACAACGGTGTGTCCGCGCCGCTGATGTGCCCGCACGATCTCGTGCATGTGTGGGTAGATCCGGCTCGTGATGTGGTCGGAGAACAGTCGTGCGCCGACGTCGTTGAGTTCGCCGATGGACTCGCCGCGCAGATAACCCGCTGCTCGCACCAGCAGCCGCTCGAACTGCATGCGTCCCAGGCGGTACCGAACGGCGGCCTCGACCACGCCGAACACCTCACCGGCGCGGGCTTGGCGTCGGCGGATCCGGTCGCCGGCATGTGCGGTGGCAGTGAACCCGGACACCAACGTGCCGTCCAGGTCGAAGAACGCCCCGATCCGGGCGCCGGATTCGGTCCGGGCGACATCGGCGATCGGATCGCTCGGTACTGCGGTCATCGCCGTCGATGTTACGTCGGCGCCTCGCGGTCCGGGGTGGTCACGCGCCGCGCGACGGGAGGACGTATCTGGGCAGCTGATAGCGTATTTGGCCTATGGATGAAAAGGCCGGCGCAATGAGCACTGAGACCAGTGGGACCACCGCGACCGACGCGCGGGAGATTTTGTCGGAAAAGGCGGAGCAGAACGGCTGGCGGCGCACCCAGCGCGAGCGTGTCGATGTCTACAGTCGCGGGATCTACCACGTCCACGCGATTTGGCGCGACAACAACACCCTCAACGGCGGATCGCACTACGAGGACTCCATCTTGCTGACGTACACGACGGATCTCGCGAAGACTCAGGGCTGGTTGGCCCGCTGACGCCGGCACGGTAACTGTCGCGGCTCCGGTTCGCAACGGTTGCATAACCGCCCCTCGTGTCACACAGGCAACAGTTTTCACACGGATAACTTCAGTCCCGACCTTCTATTTGTTGGGATTGGGGAGAAGCCATGTCACGAATCCGTAAGTACCTGACCGTCGCGGCCGGCACCGCCGCGGGACTGTTCCTGGGGGCGCTGGCGTCCAGCGCCACTGCCAACGCCGACACCGTGCCGATCAACCCCGGGCTGCCCGGTGTGGTCGAGCAGATGGTTGCGTCCTCGACGAGCATTCCGCAGCAATTGCTGCAGACCACCACCTCGGCGCTGAGCGGCACCACCTTCGCTCCGCCCGCGACGCCCGGTCAGGCGCCGCTGGCCACCGCGACCTTCAACGTGCCGCCCTCGCCGAGCGCGATGCCGCAGCAGCAGGCCTCGGCCACCGGGCTGCCCGGCTTGGGGAACCTTCCGGCGAGCCTGAGCTCGGTGCTGCCGTTCCCGATGCCGAACTTCGGCGGTCCGGCACCGGTGACGGCGACGACGGCGTTGGCTCCCACCGGGTATCTGCCGACGGCTCCGGTCGCGCCGGTGTCGCCGATGGAGGTCATGCTGATTCCGGGCTTGCCCTGACGCTGACTGCGTAATCTCGGACCGGTGAGCGCACGCGCAGGAATCGTCGTCACCGGTACCGAGGTACTCACCGGACGTGTGACCGACCGGAACGGACCGTGGTTGGCCGACCGGCTCCTAGAACTCGGAGTCGAGTTGGCGCACATCACGATCTGCGGCGACCGGCCCAGGGATATCGAGAGTCAGCTGCGGTTCCTGGCCGCCGAGGGTGTGGACTTGATCATCACCAGCGGCGGCCTGGGGCCGACGGCTGACGACCTGACGGTCGACACCGTCGCCAGGTTCTGCGGCCGTGACGTCGTGCTCGACGACGAACTGGAAGCCCGGATCGCCGACATCATCAAACCCATGATGGCGCGCTACACGGGTCCGGGCGCTCCGGATTTCGCGACGGTCCGGGCGGCCAACCGCAAACAGGCGATGGTTCCGGCCGGCGCGACGGTCCTGGACCCGGTGGGCACCGCGCCCGGCGTGGTGGTGCCCGGCGCGCCGACCGTCGTGGTGCTACCGGGGCCGCCTCGTGAGCTGCAGCCGATGTGGCACAAGGCCATCCAGACTGCCGCGGTGCAGGAGGCGTTGGCCGGACGGACGCATTACGAGCAGCAGATGATCCGGATGTTCGGCTTGCCCGAGTCCGGTCTGGCTGACACGCTGCGGCACGCGCAGGATGTCGTCGGCGACTTTCGCCGGCTGGAGATCACCACCTGCCTGCGCCGCGGCGAACTGGAGATCGTCACGCGCTACGAGCCGGACGCCGCCGGCGCCTACGAGCAGTTGCTGGCACTGCTGCGTGAACGGCATTCCCGGGCCATCTTTTCCGAGGACGGTTCGCAGATCGACGATCTGGTGGCGGCGCTCTTAGCCGGTCGACTGATCGCGACCGCCGAATCCTGCACCGCGGGCCTACTGGCGGGCCGGTTGGCCGACCCGCCGGGCGCGTCGAATTACTTGGCCGGCGGAGTGGTGTCCTACTCCAACGAGGCGAAGGTGGAACTGCTCGGCGTCGACGCGGCATTGATCGCCGAACACGGTGCGGTCTCCGAGCCGGTGGCCGAGGCCATGGCCGCGGGCGCGCTGCGCCGCTTCTCCGCCGACACCGCGGTAGCGATCACCGGAATTGCCGGGCCCGGTGGCGGAACGCCGGACAAACCGGTGGGCACGGTGTGCTTCTGTGTGGCGCTGGGCGACGGCCGGATGACCACGCGGACCACCCGGTTGCCAGGGGAACGGGCCGACGTCCGGGAACGCTCGACAACGGTGGCCATGCATCTGCTGCACCGCACACTGTCAACCGGCTGATTCCTGCCCCGACCGGTGGTATGAACATCACACCGAGGAGTTGCAGGTGTGAACACACAGTGGGCGTGGTTGAGCGGTTCCGGCTACTGGCTGGGCCGCTTGATCCTCGAACGCGGGATCGCCGCCATCTACATCGTCGCGTTTGTCGCGGCCGCCCGGCAGTTCCGTGCACTGATCGGCGAACACGGCATGACGCCGGTGCCGCAGTACGTGCGCCGTCGTCCGTTTCGGCTGACGCCCAGCATCTTTCACCTGCACTACTCGGATCGCTTCTTCGCCTGCGTGTGCTGGCTCGGCGCGGGCCTGGCCGCGGCTCTGATGGTGGGAGCCGGCGAGCTGGTACCGCTGTGGGCGGTGATGGCGATCTGGCTGGTGCTCTGGGGGCTGTATCTGTCGATCGTCAATGTCGGCCAGACGTGGTACGCGTTCGGCTGGGAATCGATCCTGCTGGAAAGCGGGCTGTTGGCTGTCTTCTTGGGCAATGACCGCGTCGCGCCACCGGTACTGGTCATGTGGCTGGCTCGTTGGCTGCTGTTCCGCATCGAGTTCGGCGCGGGGCTGATAAAGCTGCGCGGCGATTCCTGCTGGCGTGACTTGACCTGCTTGTACTACCACCACGAGACCCAGCCGATGCCGGGGCCGTTGAGCTGGTTCTTCCACCACCTGCCCAAACCCTTGCACCGAATAGAGGCAGCGGGCAACCATGTCGCCCAACTGGTGGTCCCGTTCGGGCTATTCGCTCCGCAGCCCATCGCCGGTGTGGCCGCCGGGATCATCATCGTCACCCAGTTGTGGCTGGTGGCCTCGGGCAACTTCGCCTGGCTGAACTGGATCACGATCGTCTTGGCTGCTGGCGCCCTCGACGAATCCTGGTTGACCGGAAGGATTTCGGGCCTCCAACCGCCAGCCATGGCGCCAGCCCCGGTGTGGTTCACCGCTCTGGTGATGGTGTTCGCCGCGATGGTGGTGATACTGAGCTACTGGCCGGTGCGCAACCTGGCATCACGTCATCAGCGCATGAATGCCAGCTTCAATCCGCTTCATCTGGTCAACAGCTACGGTGCGTTCGGGACAGTTGGTCGTTCCCGCCGGGAGCTGGTGATCGAAGGCACGGCGGCGACCGAACTCACCGAGCGGACGCCCTGGAGCGAATATCAGTTCAAAGGGAAACCCGGTGCGGTGGAACGCCTTCCGCGTCAATGGGCGCCGTATCATCTGCGGCTGGACTGGCTGATGTGGTTCGCCGCGCTCTCGCCCCGGTACGCGCTGCCGTGGCGTGACGCGCTGCTGCAACGGTTACTGCGCAATGACCGGGACACGTTACGTCTGTTGCGCCACAACCCGTTTCCGGACAGCCCACCGAGCTTCGTGCGGATACTGCTCTACGAGTACCGCTTCACCACCCGCTCCGAGCGGCGATGCAACGGGACCTGGTGGCACCGCAACCTGGTGGGCGTCTATCGGTCGCCGGTTTCGGCTGCCGGGACGTCGGTGCCTCCCGGTTCCCGTTAGTCATTGGGCTAGTTCCCAATCTTCGGGTGGATCCGGGTCGTCTGGTGGTGGGTCTGGGCGCAGGTGTGTGTTGATGATGTCTTCGATGAAGTGATACGGATTGACGCGGGGCTGACCGCGTTCGAGGTGTGGCGGGGGGATCCACTCCACTTTGCCGGTGGGGCCGAGTCGGGTGAGCCAGTTGTGTTCGGTGGCCATGCGGTTGTCGGGTGGGCAGGCTAGGGCGAGAGCGTCGACGTCGGTGCGCCCGTTGTGGGCCCAGTCGTTGTCGAGGTGATGCGCCTGGGACAGATACCCCGATACGGTGCAGCCGGGGCGGGTGCAGCCGCGGTCGCGGGCGTGCAGGACGATGCGTTGGTCGGCGGATGCGAGGCGTTTGGTGCGGCCTAGCCACAGGGCGCGCCCGTTGCCGTCGAATATGGCGAGATAGTGGTAGGCGTGTTCGGCCATCCGCAGCAGGTCGCTCATGGGCAGCAGCGTCCCGCCGGCGGTGTGGGCTTTGCCGGTGACAGGTGCAGCGTCGGGTGGGGGGTGTCCTGCTGCGGCGTGGAGTTCGGCCAGCGTGGTGGTGACGATGACGGTGACTGGCAGGCCGTTGAGTTGACCGAGATCTTTGATGGCGAGCAGGGCGCGGCTGGCGGCCAGCAGGGCGTCGTGGTTGCGTTGGTCGGGTCGGCGGTCATCGGTGCGGATTTGATCTTCGGTGGGGGTGCCTTGCACGCAGGGGTGTTCGTCGGCGGGGTTGCACATGCCGGGGGCGGCGAGTTTGGCCAGGATGGGTTCCAAGGTGGCACGTAGTTCGGGGGTGATTTTGCCGGTCAGGGGGCTCAGGCCGTCGGGGCCTTGGCGGCCCAGGCGTAGCCCGCGGTGGGCATGGCGTTCCCGCTCGCTGAATTCTTCGTCCTGGTTGAGCACTGCCACGAGGTGATCGGCGAATCGGGTGAAGGTCTCGGGTTCGTATTCACCGGCAAGGACGGCGAGATGGGCATCGACTTGCTCACGCTTATCGGCCGGGACCGTCGCTGGAATCTTCGCGTATGCCTTGCGGGCGATCGCCACGTGTTCGGGGCTGATCTGGCCGTCGGCTTGGGCGGCCGCCAGGGCCGGCAGTACGGGATCGAGGGGTTGGCCGGTCATGGCGGTGCGCGGTCCCAATTCGGCGGCTTCGGCGACCCGGCGGCGGGCGTCGGCGCGGCTGATCCGAAGTCGTTCGGCCAGAGCTTTGGTCAGCGAGCACGCCCCGAGCAGTCCGGGATTGGCTTGTGCGGCCAGGCGGGCCAGGATCTGGTGATCGACCGCGGGTGCGCGCCAGGCCAGCGTTTCGCGGCGGGTCAGCACGGCCATCAATTCCTCGGCGTTCAGGCCATCGAACGAGCACTGCGCCAGCTGGTCGTAGGCGGCCTCGATCGCGTCGAGGCACCCGAAGATGGTGTCCCGATCGGCGATCACGTTCCTACCCATACATCGAACACTAGTGCGAACCACTGACAGGAAAGGCCGGCTGGCTACAACCTGTTAGCAAGATCGCCAATTGTGGATAGCTATGGCTACGGCTGGAAGGTTGGGGCGATAGCTCCTCCGCGACGGCACGCGATCGGTGGCACCGGCCGGGAATCGATTGCCCAGGGGCGCAACCGATCTCGGTCGGGTCGTCGTCGAGCTCGAGGCCGGTGGCTTTGATGTGCCCGGTGATGTAGGGAATCCACGCGAAGGGTTACGCGGGAATCACATAGGACCCGACGCTGAAGTCGGTCGGGCCGATACCGATGAAGTTCGGGGTGTTGGTGAACGCACCTTCAGGGATCGTGTACAGGCGGCACTGCTTGAGGGTCATCTGCGACGGACCCCATTGCCCGTCATCGAGAACCGTCAGCACATCTCCGACGTGCTTGGTCTTCGTCTGGTCGTAACCGTCCGAATTCTCAATCGCTGCGGAGGGGCCGGGAGGCCCCTGAGGCGAGAGTGCCCGGATGGTGAAGTGCGGGTTGCGGACGTCGCCGGAGACCTCAACGGTGTCGGTGACACCGGGACTGCGCTCATTCATGGGAATGGTCTCATACGACATCGAGATGTTCGGTGTGGCACCGACGGGCCCCGACGGGCCGGGCAGCACCTTGTGCCATTTGGTGCCGTCCCAGATGTAGACCAGGCTCTTGGTGGGATTGTCCTTGTCGTCGACCAGCCACACGCCATGGTTGATCATCGACTCATCCCAGTCCGGCAGCAGCGTGGTTGCGTCCTCGAAGGTCTCAAGGCCATCGATGAAC is a genomic window of Mycolicibacter heraklionensis containing:
- a CDS encoding competence/damage-inducible protein A; the protein is MSARAGIVVTGTEVLTGRVTDRNGPWLADRLLELGVELAHITICGDRPRDIESQLRFLAAEGVDLIITSGGLGPTADDLTVDTVARFCGRDVVLDDELEARIADIIKPMMARYTGPGAPDFATVRAANRKQAMVPAGATVLDPVGTAPGVVVPGAPTVVVLPGPPRELQPMWHKAIQTAAVQEALAGRTHYEQQMIRMFGLPESGLADTLRHAQDVVGDFRRLEITTCLRRGELEIVTRYEPDAAGAYEQLLALLRERHSRAIFSEDGSQIDDLVAALLAGRLIATAESCTAGLLAGRLADPPGASNYLAGGVVSYSNEAKVELLGVDAALIAEHGAVSEPVAEAMAAGALRRFSADTAVAITGIAGPGGGTPDKPVGTVCFCVALGDGRMTTRTTRLPGERADVRERSTTVAMHLLHRTLSTG
- a CDS encoding lipase maturation factor family protein gives rise to the protein MNTQWAWLSGSGYWLGRLILERGIAAIYIVAFVAAARQFRALIGEHGMTPVPQYVRRRPFRLTPSIFHLHYSDRFFACVCWLGAGLAAALMVGAGELVPLWAVMAIWLVLWGLYLSIVNVGQTWYAFGWESILLESGLLAVFLGNDRVAPPVLVMWLARWLLFRIEFGAGLIKLRGDSCWRDLTCLYYHHETQPMPGPLSWFFHHLPKPLHRIEAAGNHVAQLVVPFGLFAPQPIAGVAAGIIIVTQLWLVASGNFAWLNWITIVLAAGALDESWLTGRISGLQPPAMAPAPVWFTALVMVFAAMVVILSYWPVRNLASRHQRMNASFNPLHLVNSYGAFGTVGRSRRELVIEGTAATELTERTPWSEYQFKGKPGAVERLPRQWAPYHLRLDWLMWFAALSPRYALPWRDALLQRLLRNDRDTLRLLRHNPFPDSPPSFVRILLYEYRFTTRSERRCNGTWWHRNLVGVYRSPVSAAGTSVPPGSR
- a CDS encoding HAD family hydrolase, whose protein sequence is MTAVPSDPIADVARTESGARIGAFFDLDGTLVSGFTATAHAGDRIRRRQARAGEVFGVVEAAVRYRLGRMQFERLLVRAAGYLRGESIGELNDVGARLFSDHITSRIYPHMHEIVRAHQRRGHTVVLSSSALTIHAEPVARFLGIGQVLCNRFELDERGILTGDIIKPVVWGAQKAATVQAFCADNGIDLEQSFFYADGDEDAALMALVGRPRPVNPRPGLAALAAENDWPVLRITGPVRTGGRSLRRAAGFGVAVLRAFSTR
- a CDS encoding HNH endonuclease signature motif containing protein, with amino-acid sequence MGRNVIADRDTIFGCLDAIEAAYDQLAQCSFDGLNAEELMAVLTRRETLAWRAPAVDHQILARLAAQANPGLLGACSLTKALAERLRISRADARRRVAEAAELGPRTAMTGQPLDPVLPALAAAQADGQISPEHVAIARKAYAKIPATVPADKREQVDAHLAVLAGEYEPETFTRFADHLVAVLNQDEEFSERERHAHRGLRLGRQGPDGLSPLTGKITPELRATLEPILAKLAAPGMCNPADEHPCVQGTPTEDQIRTDDRRPDQRNHDALLAASRALLAIKDLGQLNGLPVTVIVTTTLAELHAAAGHPPPDAAPVTGKAHTAGGTLLPMSDLLRMAEHAYHYLAIFDGNGRALWLGRTKRLASADQRIVLHARDRGCTRPGCTVSGYLSQAHHLDNDWAHNGRTDVDALALACPPDNRMATEHNWLTRLGPTGKVEWIPPPHLERGQPRVNPYHFIEDIINTHLRPDPPPDDPDPPEDWELAQ